A window of Desulforhopalus sp. contains these coding sequences:
- the plsX gene encoding phosphate acyltransferase PlsX: MQIALDAMGGDHGHEELIAGALLAVEQAGLCVTLVGDEGLLQKHLDSLSPDKKASERIKIVHSSQVIEMNEHPVDAVKKKKDASVMVAFDLVRRGEADAAVSAGNSGATMAAAIRKLGRLGTISRPGIASIFPTLKKPVVLMDIGANVDCRPQHLFQFAIMASAFSRIIDINNPRVGLLTIGEETGKGNSLIKETYPLLEKSSLNFIGNVEGRDVFQGNVDVIVCDGFVGNICLKVSEGLAEAAMLMLRDEILKSFSAKIGYFLARHAFRSFRKRVDYAEYGGAPLLGVDGVGIICHGKSSSQAIKNAILEAEKMVKRNINQDILENLAASKNVAQLEN, translated from the coding sequence GTGCAAATAGCCCTGGATGCCATGGGGGGAGACCATGGTCACGAGGAATTGATTGCCGGGGCACTGCTGGCTGTAGAACAGGCGGGTCTCTGTGTGACTTTGGTCGGAGATGAAGGTCTGTTGCAAAAGCATCTCGATTCCCTTTCCCCTGACAAGAAAGCTTCGGAGCGGATCAAGATTGTTCATTCATCACAAGTAATTGAGATGAATGAGCACCCTGTTGATGCTGTGAAGAAAAAGAAGGACGCGTCGGTAATGGTCGCGTTTGATCTGGTGCGCAGAGGAGAAGCCGATGCCGCCGTAAGTGCAGGTAATTCAGGGGCGACGATGGCAGCGGCCATCCGTAAGCTTGGCCGCCTTGGCACGATATCTCGTCCTGGGATCGCATCAATTTTTCCTACCTTGAAAAAGCCGGTTGTATTAATGGATATCGGCGCCAATGTCGATTGCCGCCCGCAGCACCTCTTCCAGTTTGCCATTATGGCCTCTGCATTTTCCCGAATCATTGATATCAATAACCCGCGAGTCGGCTTATTGACTATTGGTGAGGAAACCGGCAAGGGCAACAGTCTTATAAAGGAAACATATCCTCTGCTGGAAAAGAGTTCTTTGAACTTCATCGGCAATGTTGAGGGGCGCGATGTGTTTCAGGGCAATGTCGACGTTATTGTTTGCGATGGCTTTGTTGGTAATATTTGCCTGAAGGTAAGTGAAGGGTTAGCTGAAGCGGCGATGTTGATGCTTCGCGATGAGATCCTTAAGTCTTTTTCGGCAAAAATTGGCTATTTTTTGGCGAGGCACGCCTTTCGGTCTTTTCGCAAGCGCGTCGATTACGCCGAATATGGTGGGGCTCCGCTTCTCGGTGTTGATGGAGTTGGAATTATCTGCCACGGAAAATCAAGTTCGCAGGCCATCAAGAATGCCATTCTTGAAGCGGAAAAGATGGTCAAACGCAATATTAACCAGGATATACTCGAAAACCTGGCCGCAAGTAAGAACGTCGCGCAACTGGAGAACTGA
- the rpmF gene encoding 50S ribosomal protein L32, which translates to MALPKRRHSHSRTRLRRSHDALTAPGLSVCSDCGEPKEPHRVCGSCGKYKSRTVFVLDTEIA; encoded by the coding sequence ATGGCCTTACCTAAAAGACGTCATTCTCATTCCCGTACCAGGCTTCGACGTTCCCATGACGCACTGACTGCCCCTGGCTTGTCTGTATGCAGTGATTGTGGCGAGCCTAAAGAACCGCATCGTGTTTGCGGGAGCTGTGGGAAATACAAAAGCAGGACTGTTTTTGTTCTCGACACTGAAATCGCTTAG
- a CDS encoding DUF177 domain-containing protein, whose protein sequence is MLFDEITAKTRRYAIVDSQWFPSTETSSIVAATATIAVSRQDKETVVLKGEMDGRYNLVCDRCGEVFEKRLLSEFSYLVTTRQEDDFESVEQECSDEDALTLYLAEPVIEVEEILREQALLAVPVKNVCSEECRGICAGCGVVLSRETCRCNPSDGASPFAVLKKLKNQ, encoded by the coding sequence TTGCTTTTTGACGAAATTACTGCAAAAACCCGTCGCTATGCCATTGTCGACAGTCAATGGTTTCCGAGCACAGAGACAAGCTCGATTGTTGCTGCAACCGCCACTATCGCAGTGTCCCGACAAGATAAAGAGACGGTAGTTCTAAAGGGAGAGATGGATGGCAGATATAACCTCGTTTGCGATAGATGTGGTGAGGTATTCGAAAAACGATTGCTGAGCGAGTTTTCGTATTTGGTTACTACGCGTCAGGAAGACGATTTCGAGTCTGTTGAACAAGAGTGCAGTGATGAAGATGCTCTGACGCTGTATCTGGCAGAGCCGGTTATTGAAGTTGAAGAAATCTTGCGGGAGCAAGCGTTGCTCGCTGTTCCTGTAAAGAATGTATGTAGTGAGGAGTGCAGAGGAATTTGTGCTGGTTGTGGAGTCGTCTTGAGCAGGGAGACCTGCCGATGTAATCCAAGTGATGGCGCTTCACCCTTTGCCGTTCTTAAAAAGCTCAAAAATCAATAA
- a CDS encoding cyclic nucleotide-binding domain-containing protein, whose translation MVEYSSELHQGCFPFLDKADVEALLRVMEITSVAAGDALYSINDSADCLYVLVAGRVAVQKFTGFADRMQVVALLDPGAPIGEGGLLEAQTRGSMLSAVVDCRLLSLSRQSFAELTEVHPSLAVKVLKWALGRLSLRLKKSSERLAHVM comes from the coding sequence ATGGTTGAATATAGCTCCGAACTCCATCAGGGGTGTTTTCCCTTTCTTGATAAGGCCGATGTTGAAGCCTTGTTGCGGGTTATGGAGATCACTTCAGTCGCGGCGGGAGATGCTCTTTATTCAATAAACGACTCGGCGGATTGTTTGTATGTGCTGGTTGCCGGCAGGGTTGCCGTGCAGAAATTTACCGGATTTGCTGATCGAATGCAGGTAGTTGCCCTGCTCGATCCTGGCGCACCCATCGGCGAGGGTGGCTTGCTGGAAGCTCAGACGCGAGGATCAATGCTTTCCGCGGTTGTCGATTGCCGCTTGTTATCCTTATCTCGTCAGTCATTTGCCGAGTTGACTGAAGTCCACCCTTCTCTTGCTGTAAAGGTACTTAAATGGGCGCTTGGCAGGCTTTCCTTGAGGCTGAAGAAAAGCTCTGAGCGTTTGGCCCATGTGATGTAA
- a CDS encoding ABC transporter substrate-binding protein, with protein sequence MLGDASLKGDENRTVRRDKIMTLIKNGFDFREMSKRVLGKTWNDIDDKERDNFTRLMTKLLENVYIGKLESYSGQTIEYSGETIKEERGQVSVLLDNAGTKIPIHYIMRKTDARWMVYDINIEGVSLVRNYQEQFKAILRKDNYEGLVKVMEEKVSSFSTELN encoded by the coding sequence ATGTTGGGCGATGCAAGTCTCAAAGGTGATGAAAATCGCACTGTGAGACGGGATAAAATAATGACTCTCATTAAAAATGGCTTCGATTTTCGGGAGATGTCAAAAAGGGTGCTTGGCAAGACGTGGAATGATATCGACGATAAGGAACGCGATAATTTCACCAGGCTGATGACCAAGCTCCTGGAAAATGTCTACATTGGCAAGCTCGAAAGTTATTCAGGCCAGACCATTGAGTATTCAGGAGAGACAATCAAAGAGGAAAGAGGACAGGTGTCGGTTCTTCTCGACAATGCCGGGACAAAAATCCCCATCCACTATATCATGAGAAAGACCGATGCGCGGTGGATGGTTTACGATATTAACATCGAGGGCGTCAGCTTGGTCAGGAATTATCAGGAACAGTTCAAAGCCATCCTCCGTAAAGATAATTATGAAGGACTTGTTAAGGTTATGGAAGAAAAGGTCAGTTCGTTTTCTACGGAGTTGAACTAG
- the mlaD gene encoding outer membrane lipid asymmetry maintenance protein MlaD yields the protein MKQNTLELAVGSFMLIGFGAFVYLALQLGEVPFLRQGSTYVLRAEFDNVSGIKKGAVVQVAGVTVGEIDTIALSDSETALLSLRLENTLKVPVDTIASVKSQGIIGDKYIQLNLGGDEKLFKPGDIIRETESSVDLESLISKFAFGSAK from the coding sequence ATGAAACAAAATACATTAGAGTTGGCAGTCGGATCGTTTATGCTTATAGGTTTCGGGGCCTTTGTCTATCTGGCCCTGCAATTGGGTGAAGTGCCCTTTCTCCGCCAGGGCAGTACCTATGTGTTGAGGGCGGAATTTGATAATGTTTCGGGAATTAAAAAGGGTGCGGTGGTTCAGGTCGCCGGGGTGACGGTGGGTGAGATTGACACGATTGCCTTGAGTGATTCGGAAACGGCTCTGCTTTCACTTCGGTTGGAGAATACCCTGAAAGTACCCGTCGACACCATCGCCTCAGTGAAATCCCAGGGAATCATTGGTGACAAATATATCCAGCTGAACCTTGGCGGCGACGAGAAACTCTTTAAACCGGGAGACATCATCAGGGAGACGGAATCTTCCGTCGACCTTGAATCGCTCATCAGTAAATTTGCCTTTGGCAGTGCCAAATAG
- a CDS encoding ATP-binding cassette domain-containing protein has translation MPAAIEFINVVKTFAKRNGGVQTVLDGVSFSIPAGKTTVIAGGSGQGKSVTLKLVLGLMRADSGQVFVHGQDITGAHGRALESLRTQFGVLFQGSALFDSLTVFENVALPLRERTQKNEGEIRQIVEASLAQFELAGHEEKYPAQLSGGMQKRVGLARAMQLKPSIMLFDEPTTGLDPVMTREIYHLFARTQAEFGFTSVIVSHDIPKIFNLADQVVILNNGAMDVFDSPDAIQWSEKPHIQEFVKMTMGDIYQSHLVEK, from the coding sequence ATGCCTGCGGCTATCGAATTTATAAATGTCGTGAAGACATTTGCCAAACGCAACGGTGGGGTACAAACGGTTCTCGATGGGGTAAGTTTTTCTATTCCGGCCGGGAAAACCACGGTTATTGCCGGGGGCAGCGGTCAGGGGAAAAGTGTCACTCTCAAACTGGTATTGGGCTTGATGCGTGCCGATTCCGGGCAGGTGTTTGTTCATGGCCAAGATATTACCGGGGCCCATGGCAGGGCTTTGGAGAGTTTGCGCACCCAGTTCGGTGTGCTTTTCCAGGGATCTGCCCTCTTTGATTCCCTCACGGTTTTTGAAAACGTTGCCTTGCCCCTGAGAGAGCGAACCCAAAAAAACGAAGGGGAAATTCGGCAAATTGTTGAAGCCTCCCTTGCCCAATTTGAACTGGCCGGGCACGAGGAAAAGTATCCTGCTCAGTTGAGCGGCGGTATGCAGAAAAGAGTTGGTTTGGCACGTGCTATGCAGCTTAAGCCGAGCATAATGCTCTTTGATGAGCCGACCACTGGTTTGGATCCGGTGATGACTCGGGAGATATATCACCTGTTTGCCAGAACTCAGGCCGAATTCGGATTTACCTCAGTCATTGTCAGCCACGATATCCCCAAGATTTTTAACTTAGCAGACCAAGTCGTTATACTTAACAACGGGGCAATGGATGTCTTCGACAGTCCTGACGCGATTCAGTGGTCGGAGAAACCACATATTCAGGAGTTTGTGAAAATGACGATGGGAGACATCTATCAAAGTCACCTGGTGGAAAAATGA
- a CDS encoding MlaE family lipid ABC transporter permease subunit: MNGNPLKNLGNTGLYIVTDIGKMTVFLMKALRGVFRQPFRFRELVRQVHFIGFGSLAVIFFTAASTGMVLGLQGYYSLNKFGAAGMLGSAVSLTLIMELGPVLTALMVAGRAGSAMCAELGIMRISEQIDALDCMAIDPFRYFITPKFLAMFISIPLLTAVFDVVGIAGGYVAGVGLMDVSPGSYIQGMQSSVTNHDIRLGVIKSFVFALLVVWICAGRGYFVREIRGAGFGAESVSRVTTQAVVLSSISVLVFDYLLTAVLL, encoded by the coding sequence ATGAACGGCAATCCTCTAAAAAACCTTGGTAATACAGGGCTGTATATCGTAACTGATATCGGGAAAATGACGGTTTTTCTGATGAAGGCCCTGCGCGGGGTGTTTAGGCAGCCTTTTCGCTTTCGCGAACTTGTTCGCCAGGTACATTTCATTGGTTTCGGGTCCTTGGCAGTGATATTCTTTACTGCGGCGTCCACGGGTATGGTCCTTGGTTTGCAGGGATACTATTCTCTGAACAAATTCGGGGCTGCGGGAATGCTTGGCTCAGCTGTATCCTTGACCCTTATCATGGAGCTTGGACCAGTGCTCACCGCTTTAATGGTGGCCGGTCGAGCTGGGTCGGCTATGTGCGCCGAATTAGGCATTATGCGAATTTCCGAGCAGATCGATGCCTTGGATTGCATGGCTATTGACCCCTTCCGTTATTTTATCACACCGAAGTTTCTCGCGATGTTTATATCTATTCCCTTGCTCACGGCGGTGTTTGATGTGGTAGGCATTGCCGGCGGATACGTGGCAGGAGTGGGACTCATGGATGTCAGTCCCGGCAGTTATATTCAGGGAATGCAGAGCAGTGTCACCAACCATGACATTCGCTTGGGAGTCATCAAATCCTTTGTCTTTGCCTTGCTCGTTGTCTGGATTTGCGCTGGACGCGGCTATTTTGTCCGGGAGATACGCGGCGCCGGTTTTGGTGCGGAAAGCGTCAGCCGGGTGACAACTCAGGCGGTCGTTCTTTCATCTATTTCCGTCTTAGTGTTTGATTATCTCCTGACAGCGGTGCTTCTCTAA
- a CDS encoding ABC transporter permease, translating into MHNARSGKSCSGAAAKRCEKSWQRFRRNKRGYYSLLIFISLFALSMVAEVLSNDVPLAIGYQGRVYFPILISYPETTFGGDFETATDYKDPFIMERLIKPGNWILFPLNRHSYNTINQEIAGPVPSPPTRENFLGTDDRGRDVLARIIYGFRLSILFGLALTMVGTTVGIIAGAIQGYFGGRTDLLAQRFIEIWGAMPELYLLIIFASIFKPSFLLLLVLLSLFSWMGLSDYVRAEFLRGRNLDYVKAAKALGVGNITIMWRHLLPNGMTPVLTFLPFRISAAILALTSLDFLGLGVPPSTPSLGELLAQGKANLEAWWLSLATFLVLVGTLVLLIFIGEALRETLDPRKD; encoded by the coding sequence ATGCATAACGCGCGTTCCGGAAAGAGCTGCAGCGGCGCTGCAGCCAAGCGCTGCGAAAAAAGCTGGCAGCGTTTCAGGAGAAACAAACGCGGCTATTACAGCCTTTTGATCTTCATCAGCCTTTTTGCTCTCAGCATGGTGGCTGAAGTTCTCAGTAATGACGTGCCTTTGGCGATCGGTTACCAGGGAAGGGTGTATTTCCCGATCCTTATCTCCTATCCGGAAACTACCTTCGGTGGCGATTTCGAGACAGCCACCGATTACAAAGATCCATTTATAATGGAGAGGCTGATAAAACCGGGAAACTGGATTCTTTTTCCTTTAAATCGACATAGCTATAACACCATCAACCAAGAGATAGCCGGCCCGGTACCCTCGCCACCGACCAGAGAAAATTTTCTTGGAACCGATGACCGTGGTCGAGATGTCCTGGCACGAATCATTTATGGCTTTCGCCTGAGCATCCTTTTTGGGCTCGCCCTTACCATGGTTGGTACCACGGTGGGCATTATTGCCGGAGCGATCCAGGGCTATTTTGGTGGTCGCACGGACCTTTTGGCGCAACGTTTCATTGAAATTTGGGGAGCTATGCCCGAGTTGTATCTTTTGATAATTTTTGCCTCAATTTTTAAGCCGAGTTTTTTGCTATTGCTGGTGCTGCTGTCGCTATTCAGCTGGATGGGTTTGTCGGATTATGTGCGGGCTGAATTTCTCCGGGGGAGAAATCTTGACTATGTGAAAGCGGCCAAGGCCCTTGGTGTTGGGAATATAACTATCATGTGGCGACATCTCCTGCCAAACGGCATGACTCCGGTATTAACCTTTCTTCCTTTCCGCATTTCCGCTGCGATCCTTGCCCTTACCAGTCTTGATTTCCTTGGTTTGGGAGTGCCGCCCTCAACACCAAGTCTTGGGGAATTGCTGGCCCAGGGGAAGGCCAATCTTGAGGCTTGGTGGCTTTCCCTTGCAACTTTCTTGGTACTTGTCGGGACACTGGTTTTGCTTATTTTCATTGGCGAGGCGCTGCGTGAAACCTTGGACCCACGAAAAGATTAG
- a CDS encoding ABC transporter permease subunit — protein MLFYIVKRILLMIPTLFGVMVITFTITQFVPGGPVEKMIAQIEGFNKGGGEVRAESSGMYRGDSGLDAEKIAQLEKLYGFDRPPIRRFITMMKNYLVFDFGTSYYYHRSVFDLVVSRMPVSMSLGLWSFFIVYGVCIPLGIKKAIRDGSRFDLISSTFILVGYAIPGFVLGVLLVVLFGGGSFWAVFPLRGLVSDNWSELAPTMQVFDYLWHMVLPVTAGAVGSLAVMTMLTKNSFLEEIRKHYVLTARAKGLSEQQVLYKHVFRNGIIPIITGFPGYFIASFFTGSLLIETIFSLQGMGLLAYESVLNRDYPVVLGTLYFFTIIGLVCRLLSDLSYVLVDPRISFESVDA, from the coding sequence ATGCTGTTCTATATTGTGAAGCGGATTTTATTAATGATTCCAACACTCTTTGGCGTGATGGTGATCACCTTTACGATAACCCAGTTTGTGCCCGGTGGCCCGGTTGAAAAGATGATTGCCCAGATAGAGGGCTTTAATAAGGGCGGCGGAGAAGTGAGAGCCGAATCGTCGGGAATGTATCGAGGGGACTCGGGCCTTGATGCCGAAAAGATCGCCCAATTGGAAAAGCTATACGGATTTGATCGGCCACCGATTAGACGATTCATCACCATGATGAAGAACTACTTGGTTTTTGACTTTGGCACCTCGTATTACTACCACCGCAGTGTTTTTGACCTTGTCGTTTCTCGTATGCCAGTCTCCATGTCTCTAGGATTATGGAGTTTTTTTATTGTTTATGGTGTCTGCATTCCGCTAGGAATTAAAAAGGCTATCCGGGATGGTTCGCGGTTTGATCTCATCAGTTCGACGTTTATTCTAGTTGGCTATGCCATTCCGGGTTTTGTCCTCGGGGTTTTGTTGGTGGTACTCTTTGGTGGAGGTAGCTTTTGGGCCGTTTTCCCCCTACGTGGCCTTGTCTCTGATAACTGGAGTGAACTTGCTCCAACTATGCAGGTATTTGACTATCTCTGGCATATGGTCCTGCCGGTTACTGCGGGTGCGGTTGGAAGCCTTGCGGTTATGACCATGCTTACCAAGAACTCCTTTCTTGAGGAGATTCGTAAACATTATGTTCTCACCGCTCGGGCAAAGGGTCTTTCGGAGCAGCAGGTGCTGTACAAACATGTCTTTCGAAATGGTATTATCCCTATAATTACGGGATTCCCCGGATACTTTATTGCGTCTTTCTTTACCGGCAGCCTTCTTATCGAGACAATTTTTTCCCTTCAGGGTATGGGCCTGCTTGCCTATGAATCGGTCTTGAATCGGGATTATCCCGTAGTTCTCGGCACACTCTACTTTTTTACTATCATCGGCCTGGTGTGTAGATTGCTGTCGGATTTGAGCTACGTGCTTGTCGATCCCCGTATCAGCTTTGAGAGTGTCGATGCATAA
- the rnd gene encoding ribonuclease D, producing the protein MEKLNTLIQNEAELETLVARAKKTDAIALDTEFVWERTYYPQLGLIQIALSDEDCYLIDPIAINNLSALGQLLSDRSVVKILHDAPQDLAILHRATGATPQNIFDTRLAAGFCNLPATLSLGNLVRELLDIDLAKDETRTNWCQRPLTDEQVRYALDDVRYLRAVRILLLSRIIGPKIKSWLQEELNLLNNPATYSGPPADERYLKIRGTSGLDRPGLAILKNLSTWRDGMAKKIDRPRGHVIKDAILIELAKQKPTTLEEQKLHCGLSDKAVGKYGKIIAAVIESALSQPVDTFPIPERPSRLNQADREALEKLNNLITLKAGLLGIAPGLVGNSSELKLLVTTLNAKKPEVSQQLRQTEGWRKSFLEDFLRQRR; encoded by the coding sequence ATGGAAAAACTTAATACCCTTATTCAGAACGAAGCCGAGCTAGAGACTCTGGTTGCTAGAGCAAAGAAAACAGATGCCATCGCACTGGACACCGAATTTGTTTGGGAGCGTACATATTATCCGCAACTGGGCCTCATCCAAATAGCCTTATCCGATGAAGATTGTTATTTGATCGACCCCATCGCCATTAATAATTTGTCAGCCCTCGGCCAACTGCTCTCTGATCGAAGCGTGGTAAAAATCCTTCATGATGCCCCCCAAGATCTGGCCATCCTCCACCGGGCCACGGGTGCAACACCGCAAAATATCTTCGACACCCGGCTCGCCGCTGGCTTTTGTAATCTCCCGGCAACGCTTTCCCTCGGCAATCTGGTACGGGAACTCCTCGACATTGATCTCGCCAAGGACGAAACCCGAACCAATTGGTGCCAACGTCCCCTCACTGACGAACAAGTTCGCTATGCCCTCGATGACGTGCGCTACCTGCGCGCAGTCAGGATACTGCTCCTTTCCAGAATCATCGGGCCGAAAATTAAGTCATGGCTACAAGAAGAACTGAATTTACTCAACAATCCAGCCACCTACAGTGGACCTCCCGCAGACGAGAGGTATCTGAAAATCCGGGGAACCAGCGGCCTTGACCGGCCGGGACTTGCCATCCTAAAGAATCTTTCAACCTGGCGAGACGGTATGGCAAAAAAAATCGACCGTCCTCGAGGTCATGTAATCAAAGATGCCATCCTTATTGAACTCGCCAAACAAAAACCCACCACCCTTGAAGAGCAAAAGCTGCACTGCGGTCTCTCCGATAAAGCCGTCGGAAAATATGGGAAAATCATCGCCGCCGTTATTGAATCTGCACTCAGCCAACCCGTGGACACATTCCCCATTCCAGAGAGACCAAGCAGACTCAATCAAGCCGATCGAGAGGCCCTCGAAAAACTGAACAATTTGATTACTCTCAAGGCTGGGTTATTGGGAATTGCACCGGGACTGGTAGGTAACTCCTCCGAATTGAAACTCCTGGTAACAACACTCAATGCCAAAAAACCAGAAGTGTCACAACAGCTCCGTCAAACCGAGGGTTGGCGCAAAAGCTTCCTGGAAGATTTCCTCAGACAACGCCGATAG
- a CDS encoding CBS domain-containing protein, with translation MFVSERMSKDLITVGPDVTIFEAKKLMVEKEIRHLPVTDVAGKLLGIVSDRDIRAAMPSTLLKKSDYDSTLAKIMNYPVRDIMTSNPLTIYAYYTIQDSLLVMQKKKVGALPVIDQDGYLKGLLSVRDLLRAFVNVLNIDEPGCLLCIIVKEKQGQMKRIVDIITEEKISLGSVLVARVWDKEKRAVFPYLLTNNVANVKKRLIENGFELLDPMKWYLEQLPSKAE, from the coding sequence ATGTTTGTAAGCGAGAGAATGTCGAAAGACCTGATTACGGTTGGTCCGGACGTTACGATATTCGAGGCCAAAAAGCTCATGGTAGAGAAAGAAATACGTCATTTGCCGGTTACCGATGTTGCGGGGAAGCTCCTCGGCATTGTTTCCGACCGGGATATTCGTGCTGCCATGCCCTCAACACTTTTGAAAAAGTCGGATTATGATAGTACCTTGGCGAAAATCATGAATTATCCGGTGCGAGACATCATGACTTCTAATCCGCTGACAATTTATGCCTATTATACTATCCAGGATAGCTTGTTGGTAATGCAGAAAAAGAAAGTTGGCGCCTTGCCGGTTATAGACCAGGATGGTTATTTAAAGGGGCTTCTTTCTGTTCGCGATTTGCTGAGAGCCTTTGTTAATGTCTTGAATATCGATGAACCAGGCTGTCTCCTCTGTATTATCGTCAAAGAGAAGCAGGGCCAAATGAAGAGGATTGTTGATATCATTACAGAAGAGAAGATTTCTCTAGGGAGCGTACTGGTCGCCAGGGTGTGGGACAAGGAGAAGCGTGCGGTATTTCCCTATCTTCTTACCAATAACGTTGCCAACGTGAAAAAGAGGCTGATCGAGAATGGCTTTGAACTGCTGGACCCTATGAAATGGTATTTGGAGCAGTTGCCAAGCAAAGCTGAATAG
- a CDS encoding histone deacetylase, which translates to MKKTGFVYDERFLLHNTGGYHPESAERLTVIYNRLKDSGLLDKLTRIEVVKANQRWIEAIHNIHYIMRFDEACISGLNEFEHPDNAICRESYDTAFLAVGGVLKAIDAVMRGEVDNAFCAVRPPGHHAEMDKPMGFCYFNNVAIGARYLQKEYGISRVGIIDFDVHHGNGTQHAFDRDPTVFYYSIHEHPSFAYPGTGREFEVGIGEGDGYTANSPVLPGRGDDEYKRLMMQDLVPAFKKFDPEFILLSAGFDAHESDMMSGTNLSTGGYDFISEVIINLVNRCAGGRVVSVLEGGYNLDILPLLVENHIKFLADLK; encoded by the coding sequence ATGAAAAAAACTGGTTTTGTTTATGATGAAAGGTTTCTACTGCACAACACAGGGGGCTATCATCCCGAATCGGCAGAACGGTTGACGGTAATTTATAACCGGTTAAAGGACTCTGGTCTGCTGGATAAGTTAACGAGAATCGAGGTCGTCAAGGCCAATCAGCGCTGGATTGAGGCCATTCACAACATCCATTATATCATGAGATTTGATGAGGCCTGTATTTCCGGTCTGAATGAATTCGAGCATCCGGATAATGCTATATGCCGAGAAAGCTATGATACGGCATTTCTAGCGGTGGGTGGGGTGCTCAAGGCAATTGATGCGGTTATGAGGGGGGAAGTGGATAACGCCTTTTGTGCTGTGCGCCCTCCTGGCCATCATGCTGAGATGGACAAGCCCATGGGGTTTTGCTATTTCAACAATGTGGCCATTGGGGCTCGGTATTTGCAAAAAGAATACGGCATTAGTCGTGTCGGGATAATAGATTTTGATGTCCATCACGGCAATGGTACGCAGCATGCTTTTGATCGTGACCCAACGGTCTTTTATTATTCAATTCATGAACATCCTTCGTTCGCGTATCCGGGTACGGGAAGAGAATTCGAGGTGGGAATAGGCGAGGGGGATGGATATACCGCCAATTCTCCGGTTTTGCCCGGAAGAGGGGATGATGAATATAAACGTTTGATGATGCAGGATTTGGTTCCCGCTTTTAAGAAATTCGACCCTGAATTTATATTGCTCTCGGCAGGTTTTGATGCCCATGAGAGCGATATGATGTCCGGTACCAATCTCTCCACCGGAGGCTATGATTTTATTTCCGAGGTGATCATCAATCTGGTCAACCGATGCGCAGGGGGGCGGGTGGTTTCCGTTCTTGAGGGAGGATACAATCTTGATATCTTGCCGCTCCTTGTGGAAAATCACATCAAGTTTCTTGCGGATCTTAAATAA
- a CDS encoding TetR/AcrR family transcriptional regulator, whose translation MTTDNTTALLDELNPEVQKRLGAAVLAVFSTADFHKASIRDIANIAGVSFSTIYKHFGSKEGLLFAYVNIWMGKLTDRIEDHLKGIIDVKEKLRKVFWLHLDYYERNEGLGRILFMTLPMQTWMADSSFDQKRRVGLIINVFKEGQRQGIINPHVRAGKLLDFMLGFIQRIFFMWIIRGKQECLAEEANSLFEMVWQGMVNPQIIYYITPPGAASEEE comes from the coding sequence ATGACAACAGACAACACAACGGCGCTGCTCGACGAACTCAACCCGGAAGTGCAAAAAAGGCTGGGCGCAGCGGTTCTGGCCGTATTTTCTACAGCCGATTTTCACAAGGCAAGTATTCGCGACATCGCCAACATTGCCGGAGTCAGTTTTTCTACTATTTACAAACATTTTGGCAGTAAAGAGGGCCTCCTTTTTGCCTATGTCAACATCTGGATGGGCAAACTGACCGATCGCATCGAGGACCATCTCAAAGGAATTATCGACGTCAAAGAAAAACTCAGAAAGGTTTTCTGGCTTCACCTTGATTATTATGAACGTAACGAAGGGCTCGGGCGCATCCTTTTCATGACACTGCCTATGCAAACCTGGATGGCCGACAGCTCTTTCGACCAAAAGAGACGGGTAGGCCTGATCATCAATGTTTTCAAAGAAGGCCAGCGACAGGGCATTATCAACCCCCACGTCAGAGCAGGAAAATTGCTGGATTTTATGCTTGGATTTATCCAACGTATTTTCTTTATGTGGATAATTCGAGGGAAACAGGAATGTCTGGCTGAAGAGGCCAACTCGTTGTTCGAGATGGTTTGGCAAGGCATGGTTAATCCCCAGATCATCTATTACATCACCCCGCCGGGAGCCGCATCGGAAGAAGAATAA